AGTCCCGGCACTGCCGTTCCGCCCGGCGGATGACTTCGTCCACGGGCCAGAGGGTATTGTCCAGGTCAAACGTGATCAGCTTGAGTCGGCTCATGCGGGCATCATAGCTGCCCCCCTGCGTCAGGGAAATGACGGGCGTCAGTCTTCTTCGCTGTGGTCGCCTCCGCGCCGCTGGGCGCGGGGGTGGGCGGCATCGTAGACCCGGGCCAGATGCTGGAAGTCGAGATGGGTGTAGACCTGGGTGGTGCTCAGGTCCGCATGGCCCAGCAACTCCTGCACGGCGCGCAGGTCGCCGCTGGATTCCAGCAGGTGGGTGGCAAAGGAATGCCGCAGCATGTGGGGGTGCAGGCGTTGGTCCAGGCCCGCCTCGCGGGCGCGCAGGGCCAGGCGCTGCTCGACGGCGCGAGCGCCAAGGCGGCGTCCGTGGCGGCCCACAAACAGGGCCCGCTCGGTGCTGTCGGTCACCAGGGTGGCGCGGGCCTTGAGCCAGGCGGCGATGGCCTGTATAGCGGGCTGGCCCACGGGCAGGTGGCGTGTCTTGCGGCCCTTGCCGGTGACCACCAGGCTGGCATCGGCGCGGTCAATGCTGTCGACGTCCAGGCTGACCAGTTCGGCCAGACGCAGGCCGGAGGAATAGAACAGCTCCATCATGGCCCGGTCGCGCAGGGTCAGGGGGTCGTCGGCGCGGGTCTGGTCCAGCAGCTGGTTGACGCTGTCGGCGTCCAGGGTTTTCGGCAAACGGCGTGGGCGTTTGGGGGCGCGGATATCCACCGCCGGGTTGTCCCGCGCCAGGCCCTCGCGGAGCAGATAGTGGTAGAAGCCGCGCAGTGCGGACAGCAGTCGTTGCAGGCTGCGGCCGCCCAGGCCACGCCGGTGCAGGGTGGCCACCAGGCTGCGCACATCGTGGCTGCTGAGGCCGGCCCAGTCGTGCTGGTCACGTTCCGAGAGGGTGTCGGCGACCAGCTTCAGATCGCGGGCATAGTGGCTGACCGTGTGTGGCGACAGTCGCCGTTCGGTCTCGAGGTGACGCAGATAGCCATCAATCGCTGGATGCATGGTGGGATTCACGCTAATCGGATTCGGGCATCAGCGCAACCGCGGCAGCAGTCCCGGCGTCTCCGGGGGTCTGGTGCTGAACTCAAGCAGGTAGGCGGTCAGGCCTGCGTCATCGAACAGAGGCTGCCATCCCCTGTCGAGATAGCCCACGTAGACCAGCAAGTGTCTGGCGTTCGGGTGCGGTGCATCAAAAAAGTAGAGGTTGTGCTGGGGGGCGCCGGGATGTATCCCGTAGATGCCGCCATCAAGCAGCAGGCCTGCGGCGGTCTCCGAGGTGGGCGCATAAACCACGCGGACGCCCGGCCGCAATCGGCCTGGTGAGAGCGAATAAAAGAAATCCTCGTTGAAGACCAGAATCTGCGTGATGCGCGGTTCATCGTGGGTGAGTTGATGCAGTTGTTCGGCCAGTTGGTCTGCAGCCGCTTCGCGCTGGGTCCGCCGGGGCAGGAAGTCGGGCAGTACCGCCGGAATACCGGCAACCGGATAGCGGCGATCGCCAAGCCGGTGTTTGACCGGGTCGAACTGGAGCAGGTGCTCGCCGACGATGAGGATGGCGAGGACCAGCGGGATGGCATGCCGCATGGGGCCCGGTGTCGGCAGGCGGGATAGCAGGACCTGCATGCCGGCGGCCCAGGCGAGGGTCAGCAGGGGCAGGATGGAGAGCAGGTAACGGGCCTCGAAGAACGAGAGTTGCGCGACGACCAGCCCCACCAGCAGAAGCAGCCAGGCGGCAGCACCGACGGTGACGGGCATGAGCTGGCGGAAACCGGCATGCCAGGGCGCGAGCAGAGCAGGCGCCAGCCACAGGGGGTTGAAGGTGCTGAACAGGCGCCAGGGGCGGCGCAACTCGTCGTCACTGGCGCGGTTGAGGATATCGCGAAACGTCAGGCGCCAGTTGATGTACTCCAGGGGCTGGGGTAGCGCCACCAGCAGCCACAGCGCATAGATCATGCCGGGCGCCAGCAGTGCGAGCACCAGGCGCCAGCGGCGCAGGTAGAGCAGATAAAGCGCCAGGCTGGCGAGCGGCATGATGCCTTCCGGGCGAATCAGTGGCAGCAGTGAGCACAGGAGAACGGCGGTCAGGAGTCGTTGGCTGGCCAGGGCCAGCAGGGTCAGGCTGAAAAAGAACGCGAGCCAGTTTTCGGCATTGAAGCTCAGGAAACCGAAGGCATACACCGGCATAAAGGCCAGAATCAGCAGGGCCGGGAGCATGGTGGCGGGGCGGATATCGAGATGTCTGGCCGTTTGCCAGAGCATCAGCAGTGTGGCCGCCCCCGCTGCCGCATGGCTGATGCGCATCAGTAACAGGTTGCCGCCGGTCAGCAGCGAGAGGGTGCCGTCCACCAGCAGGGCAACGGGTTGTACATAGCTCCAGTGATACAGGTCCGGGTTGGACCAGGCGCTGCGTACCAGGAAAAAACGGTAGGCATCATCGATGTGGAACAGCCGCCAGCCATCGATGAAATCAAGCATCCAGCCGTTGACCGGCCCGCTGGTGATCCAGGCCAGCAGGGCGTAGGTGAAAAAGGCGGTGAACAGGATGGCCAGGAACAGGCGCTGTGTCCGCACCTGCGGATTATTATTCTTGTTCATGACAGGTACCGGAGGTACTAGGTGGCGCGGCGGCGCGCCTCCAGTTGCGGATAACGGCGCAGCAATTCGTACAGGCGACGACTGAGAATATCGCCGATGTGGCTGATGAAGAGGGTGCCCAGCGAACTGCGGAAATGGTGGGCATCGAAGCTGCCGATGGCGAGCAGCCCCTGCTCGCCCTGCCAGACCAGGGGCACCATCGCGGCGGAGGCAACCCGGTCGGCATGTTGCGGGAACAGTTCGTCGAGCTCCACCTGACGCAGCACGCCGCAGATGGCCTTGCCGTTGCGCAACAGCAACTGCAAGGCCTCGTGCAGATCGGCGGCGGCCAGGCAGCGCACCTGGCTGCGCAGTTCGCCGGTCAGATCCAGATCGCGATCGTAGATCAGCAGGGTCACGGCATCGGCGCCGAAGTCCTGCTGCAGTGAGCGCAGCAGGGCGCTGAACAGTTGCTCCGGGCTGCGTGCCTCGACCAGGCTCAGGACCAGGCGGCGGGTCTTCTCGAACAGGACATCGTTGTCGCGGGCGACGGCGAGCAGGCTGTTGAGGCGTTCGCGCAGGCCCTGATTGCGCTCGCGCAATATCTGCGCCTGACGCTCCAGCAATGACACGGCGTTGCCGCGCGGATCGGGCAGCTGCAACAGTTCAAGCAGTTCCTGGCGCCCCTGGAAGAAGTCAGTGTGATCGCGCAGCCAGGCGGCGACCTGATCGCCGCTAAGGGCCTTCTGCTCGCTCATGCGTCGCTCCATGCATCCCGGTTCAGTTCGCCATCATAGACGCGGCTTGCCGGGCCTGTCATCAGCACGCCGCCCTCGCCGGTGTAGCGTATGCGCAGGTCGCCGCCAGGCAGTGATACGGTGACGGTGTCGTTCAGCAGCCCGCGGCGCTGGCCAGAGACCACGGCAGCGCAGGCACCGGAACCGCAGGCCAGAGTTTCGCCGCTGCCCCGCTCGAATACCCGCAGGCGAATATGCTGCCGGTCAAGGATCTGCATGAAACCGACATTGACCCGTTCCGGGAAGTCGGGGTGAGACTCCAGTATCGGGCCGACGCTGGCGACCGGTGCTGTGTCCACATTCTCGACCAGTTGCACACAGTGCGGGTTGCCCAGGCTGACAGCCGAGACTTCCCAGGCCTGCTGCCCGGCGACCAGGAAGTAGGTGTCCGCTTCGCGCTCGGCGCGCAGGGGAATATCCGCCGGCGCCCAGCGCGGCGCGCCCATGTCGACGGTCACCAGGCCGTCATCGGTCATATGCAGGGTCATCTCGCCACTGGCGGTTTCGACCCGGATGGCATGCTTGTCGGTGAGCCCTTCCTCGCGCACGAAGCGCGCAAAACACCGGGCGCCGTTGCCGCATTGCCCGGTTTCGCTGCCGTCGGCGTTGAAGATGCGATAGCGGAAGTCGGCGTTGCCGCGCGCGGGCTGCACCACCAGAAGCTGATCGAAGCCGATGCCGAAATGGCGATCGGCCAGCCGTCGCATCACGGCGGGCGGCAGCGGTGCGGCGTCTTCGGGCAGCGGCTGGCGGATGCCGTCGAGCACCATGAAGTCATTGCCAAGACCGTGCATCTTGGTAAACCGCAAGCGAGAGGAAGCTGGGGGCATGGTGGATATCCGGTTCAGGAAACTCTGCAAGTCGCGCCAGTATACGCCGCTGCGGCGGCTGGTGCATTCGGGCCATCCCGTCATGGCGCGGCCGCACAAATTGGCACAGCCTGCACTCACGTCCAGCGTGCCTGGCCGTTACGCTGTCGGTCATTGCAATGCTGATCTTCCGGAGTGCCTGAGCATGAATGCCAAAGCCCGAATTTACCCGCGGCCCACCAACAAGAGTGACATCCAGCCGCGCAAGATGGATTTCGAATTCGATGAACGCATTCCCCGCTACTGGTTTGCCGGGGATCAGTTCAAGACGCTGCTGCTGTCGGCGCTGTCCTGCACCTTTCCGGAGGGCGAGCGTTTCTTCGTTCGCTCGGTACGGCACTACCAGCGTGATATCCAGGACCCGGTGCTGCGCGAGCAGGTGAAGGGCTTTATCGGCCAGGAGGCCCACCACGGCAATGAGCATGAAGCCTTCAATGCCTTTCTGGAGAGCAAGGGCATCCCGGCCAGCAAGGTGTCCGAATTCGTGCTGCGTGGCCTGAAATGGCAGGCCAAGCGGATGTCGCCGGCGCGGCAGCTGGCCAAGACCTGTGCGCTGGAACACTTCACGGCCATGCTGGCAGAGACCATTCTTGAACATCCGGAAATGCTGGAAGGCATGGATGAGCGCATGTTGCCGTTGTGGCTCTGGCATGCGATCGAGGAGAGCGAGCACAAGGCCGTGGCCTTCGATGTCTATCAGGACCAGGTTGGTAGCTACTGGGTGCGGACCAGCGAGATGGCCGTGACCACGGTGGAGTTCATCGGCTTCACCATTTTCCACTATATCCAGCTGCGCCAGGGCATGGACGACAAGCGTGACCTGCGTTCGGTCATGCGCGGCATGAACTGGTTGCTGGGCAAGCCGGGTTGGCTGCGGCGCCTCGGGCGCAGCTATCGCGCCTACTATCGCCGTGATTTCCATCCCGGCAAGAAAGACAGCCGTGCCTTGCGGGAGCAGGGGCTGGCGCGCCTTGAAGCCCTGATGGCGCGCCTCGAAGCCGCGGCCTGAGCGCCGCGCCGGGCGCTACTCAGCGGTTCTCCAGCAGGGCGCCCAGTCTGCGCAGGCTGTCGATCCCCTGGATATCGTCCTCCTGCAGGGCCAGTTGCCGTTGCGGCAACTGGCCCATGCGTTCCCGAATGTCATCCAGATGCCGTTGCTGGCGGGTCAGACGTGCCTGCAGGAAGCGGCTGTCGGTGTCTGCGGGCAGCACGCGATTGATCAGCAGCCCGACCACCGGTACCTCGCTGGCGGTGAGGCTCTCCAGCGCCCGGTGAGTCTCCAGTATGGGCAGGCGCTCCGGGGTCAGCACGAACAGGAAGCCGGTCTGCTGCGGGTCCAGCAGGCGATGGCGCAGGCGGTGGAACAGCTGCTGGCGGGTGCGCAGTGTGGCGGTCAGATCGCGGCTGCGGGCTGCCATGCCGGCGGTGGCGTGGTCCTCCGGCTTGCCCAGCGGGCTGTCGAGATCACGGCCCGGTGTGAGATGTTTCAACACCTGGCCGAGTTCGCTGGCGCGCTCATTGTGGCGCAGCAGGCCATCCGTCCAGACCGCCATGATTTCCGGCAGGCTGAGTAGCCGAAGGGTGTGCCCGGTGGGCGCGGTATCCAGCACGATCAGGTCATAGCGTGTGTCGGTGTCATCCAGCAGGCGCGCCAGACGCTCCAGCAAGGCGGCCTCCTGTGCCCCCGGGGACTGGCGGCTGAGCTGCAGTTGCCGGGTCAACTCGCGCAGCTGTTCGGGCCGCACAAAGGGGCGCATCTGCCCGATCACTCGCGCCAGATAAGCGTCTGCCTCGTCTTCCGGATCGATCTCCAGGGCTGTCAGCCCGGGTGCCACGCGGGTCTCGCGGTTGCCGACCGGCTGGTCCAGCGCATCGGCCAGGCTGTGTGCGGGGTCGGTGGACACCAGCAGGACCTCGCGACCCGCGTCGGCGGCGCGCAGTGCCAGCGTGGCCGCCAGCGTGGTCTTGCCGACGCCGCCCTTGCCGCCCACCAGCAGCAGGCGGTGGTGGGAAAGCAGCGCGTCCGTATCAAGCCTGGGCATCAGCAGCAGCGCATGCTGTCGAGGGGGGAATGCTCCATGCCCATGCGTGTATGCCAGTCATGAAAACGCTCCAGCAGCAGTGGCTGCAGTTCCAGGGTGTACCAGCTGGCCGGATTCGGGATACCGAGGGTTTCGGCAAACACCAGCAACATGAACAGATCCTCTTCATCGCGCCGGGCACGGGCGATGGCCGCCCGGTAGGGGGCGTTGTACCACTGGCTGCCGAAGGCGCTGGCCTGTTGTTGCCAGTGGCGCAGTCGGCCGAGCAGGCGCGGGGGCGTCATGCGGTGGCCTCGCGCTGTTCGCGGCGCAACCGGCGCAGGGTGCCCAGGCATTCGAGTGTCACCAGCACGGCGGCAACCAGCACCACCAGATCCAGAATGACCAGGAACCAGTCACCGGCCAGGTACAGGTTGCGCAACTGGATCAGCAGGGCGGCCAGGGTCATCAACAGCAGGAACACCAGCGGGATCAGGGTGGGCGCAGACGGCCGCCCCAGGCGCACCAGCATCACGGTGATCACCAGCAGGGTCAGGCCAGCCAGCAACTGGTTGGTAGTGCCGAACAGCGGCCAGATCAGCATGCCGCCAGCGCCATCGGCGCCCCCGGCGCCGAAGGCCAGCAGCAGGCAGCTGCCCACGGCCAGCAGGGTGGCGGGCAGTGGCTTGCTCATCCAGCGGATGCTGTAGATCTCGCTCCACTCCTGGAAGATATAGCGTTGCAGGCGCAGGCCGGTATCCATGGTGGTGCCGGCGAACAGGGCGGCCATCACGGTCAGCAGCGTGGCGCCCACCGCGACATCCATGCCGGTACCGGCATGCAGGATATTGGCGCCGCCGTTGACGAAGGCGTTAACCCCGCCCTGGCCATAGGCGTGATAGATCGCCTGCCAGTCAGCGAGCGACGCGAACCCGGCGCAGGTCACGATGATGGCGGCCAGCGCCAGAGTGCCTTCGCCCACGGCGCCGAAGTAACCGACGAAGCGGGCGTCGGTTTCCTTGTCCAGCTGTTTGGATGTGGTGCCGGAAGCCACTAGGCCGTGGAACCCGGAAATGGCGCCACAGGCGATGGTGACGAACAGCAGCGGAATCAGCGAGGGCGTGCCGGCGGGCACGTCGGCATTGACCATCGGGGCCACCAGCGTCGGGTTGGCCACCAGCACGGCGCCGTACAGCAGGATCAGACCGATGAACAGTTGCAGGCCATTGATGTAGTCGCGCGGTTGCAGCAGCACCCAGACCGGCAGCAGCGAGGCAATGGCGGCATAGAAGAACAGGATCAGGATCCAGCTGGCGGCGGCGGACAGCCCGAAGGTGCTTTCCGGCAGGGATATGGGCACCTGGGGGCCGACATAGATCAGCGCATACAGCGCGACCACCCCGATCACCGAGACCAGCCCCAGGCCGATGATGCGCCGGTAGATCAACTGGCCGATCACCAAGGCGACGGCGATGGCGCCCCAGACCGGCACTACCGCACCGGGGTTGTTGATCAGAAGGCGCGAGATGACCACGGCGAAGACGGCGTTGACCATCAGCAGAACGAGGAAGATGACGATCATGAAGATCGAGCGGGCACGCTTGCCGACGACCTCGCCGGTGAGGGCGCCAATGGAGCGCGCCCGGTTGCGCACGCTGGCCCAGATGGCGCCGAAATCATGTACACCGGCAAAGAAGATGGTGCCCAGGACCACCCACAGGAAGGCAGGCAGCCAGCCCCAGATCACGGCGATGGCCGGGCCGACAATCGGTGCCGCCCCCGCCACCGAGGTGAAATGGTGACCCCACAGTACAAAGCGGTTGGTAGGCACGAAATCCACGTCATCCCGCTGGGCGTGGGCGGGGGTGCGGTAGTCCGGGTCCAGCTGATAGATGCGCTCGGCGATGAACCGCGAGTACAGGAAGTAGCCCGCCGCCATACCGGCAAGGCCCAGCACCAGCAACACGATTGCGCTCATTGGGGCTCCTGGTCTTGTCGTCAGTATTGTTATAGCAGGACTCTGCGCCGGGGGCAGGGCCCGGTCCATTCGACCATGGTGTCAGACAGCGATCATGGCGTCAGAAGCCCGCGAGCATGGCGGAGGGCGCTGGCAGTGCCGCCCTGGCAGGCGTGGAGGTCGGGTTGTCGCCATCCCGAGCCTCGCTGTCGGCACAGCCTGCCAGGGCAAGCAGCAGGGCAAGCAGTGCAAGGTGTTGCCCGTAACGCATGGCGTACTCCTTCTTGCATGCCCCGCGGGGCGTGCTCAGGGCAGCAGCGATTCCAGTCGCAACTGCTCCTCGATGGTTTCCCGCTGGCGCACCAGGAAGGCCTGATTACCGTCCACCATGACCTCGGCCGGGCGGTTGCGGGTGTTGTAGTTGCTGGCCATGGCAAAGCCGTAGGCGCCTGCTGAGCGTACCGCCAACAGATCGCCGGTTTCCAGTGCCAGCGCCCGCTCCTTGCCCAGAAAGTCGCCGGTTTCACAGACCGGGCCGACGATGTCCCATTCGCGGCAGTCTGCATCGTGGGGGGCCACCGGGACGATGTCCTGCCAGGCACCGTACAGGCTCGGGCGGATCAGGTCATTCATGGCGCCGTCGACGATGGCGAAATTCTTGTGCGGTGTAGGCTTGAGGTAGAGCACCTGGGTCAGGAAGACCCCCGCATTGGCGGCAATCGAGCGCCCGGGCTCAATATGCACCGGCATGCCCCGGGGCACATGGCGCAGCAGCGCCTGGATATAGTCGGCCGGGGCCGGAGGCGCTTCATCGCGGTAACGCACGCCGAGGCCGCCGCCCAGGTCCAGATGGCGGATGGTGATGCCGCGGTGGGCCAGCTTGTCCACCAGTGCCAGCACCCGGGCGAGCGCGTCCTCAAAGGGGGCCAGGCTGGTCAACTGGCTGCCGATATGGCAATCCACGCCGAGTACTTCAAGATGTGGCAGGCTGGCCGCGCGTTGATACAGCGCCGGGGCATCATCAATATCCACGCCGAACTTGTTGTCGCGCAGCCCGGTGGAAATATAAGGGTGCGTCTGGGCGTCCACGTCGGGATTCACGCGAATGGAGATGGGCGCGATCTTGTCCTGCTCGCCGGCGACCATGTTGAGCAGTTCCAGCTCTGCGGCGGACTCTACATTGAAGCAGTGAATACCGGCTTCCAGCGCGGCTTCCATTTCGTCGGCGGTCTTGCCCACGCCGGAAAAAACCACCTTGGCCGGGTCGCCACCTGCGCGCAGGACACGGGCCAGCTCGCCGCCGGAGACAATATCAAAGCCCGCGCCCAGGCGTGCCAGCACGTTCAGTACGGCAATGTTGGCGTTGGCCTTGACGGCATAGCAGATCTGGTGCGGATGATCGCCGAACGCCTCGTCGAAGGCGCGATAGTGCTGCTCCAGCATGGCGCGGGAGTAGACGTACAGCGGCGTACCAAAACGCTCGGCCAGTTCGCCAAGCGGGCGTTCTTCGGCATGCAGCTGGCCGTCACGGTACTGGAAATGATCCATCAGTCGTCGTCCTGGTCTTCGGCGGTGTCTGTCGCTGCCGGCGGCGGCTGTACCGCCGGCTCCCTGGATTCGCCGGGAAAATAGAGGTCGCCGCGTTGGCCGCACGCTGCCAGGAACAAGGTGCTGGCCAGCAGGAGCAACGTGCAGGTACAGGTCAGGGTGCGCATGGTCGATCTCCTTTGCCTGAGCTTCAGGACGGGGTGGCGGCGAGCGCCGTGCGCGCTCTGGCGACGGCCGCGCGGACCTGATCGGGTGCCGTGCCGCCCACATGATTGCGCGCACTGACCGAGCCTTCAAGGGTCAGCACCTCGAAGACATCCTCGTCGATCTGGTCGCTGAACTGGCGCAGCTCGGACAGGCTCATGTCGCTGAGGTCCTTCTTCTGGGCCACGCCATGGCCTACCGCCTTGCCCACAATTTCATGCGCGTCGCGGAAAGCGATGCCTTTGCGAACCAGGTAGTCCGCCAGATCGGTGGCGGTAGCGAAGCCGCGCCGGGCGGCCTCGCGCATGGCCTCGCGGTTCGGTTCGATGGCCGGAATCATGTCGGCAAAGGCGCGCAGACAACCGAGCAGGGTGTCGACGGCGTCAAACAAGGGTTCCTTGTCTTCCTGGTTGTCCTTGTTATAGGCCAGGGGCTGGCTCTTCATCAGGGTCAACAGGCAGATCAGATGGCCGTTGACGCGGCCGGTCTTGCCGCGCACGAGCTCCGGCACGTCAGGGTTCTTTTTCTGCGGCATGATCGAGCTGCCGGTGCAGAAGCGGTCCGGCAGGTCGATGAAGTTGAACTGGGCGCTGGTCCACAGCACCAGTTCCTCGCTCATGCGCGACAGGTGGGTCATGGCCAGCGCGGCCATGGCACAGAATTCGATGGCGAAGTCGCGGTCGCTGACGGCATCCAGCGAGTTGTAGCAGACTTCATCGAAGCCCAGCAGTGCGCAGGTGCGCTCGCGGTTGATCGGGTAGGTGGTGCCGGCCAGTGCGGCGCTGCCCAGGGGCATGCGGTTGGCGCGCTTGCGGCAGTCTGCCAGACGCTCGCGGTCGCGGCGCAGCATCTCGAACCAGGCCAGCAGGTGGTGGCCGAAGGTGACCGGCTGGGCGGTCTGCAGGTGGGTGAAGCCGGGCATGATGGTGGCGGCCTCGCGTTCGGCCAGGCCCAGCAGACCCTGCATCAGCCGGCTGAACTCGCCGTCGATCAGGTCGATATGGTCACGCAGCCACAGGCGGATATCCGTGGCCACCTGGTCGTTGCGGCTGCGGCCGGTATGCAGCTTCTTGCCGGTGATGCCGATCCGGTCGGTCAGGCGTGCCTCGATGTTCATGTGCACGTCTTCCAGGGCTACGGACCACTGGAATTCGCCGCGCTCGATCTCGCCCTGGATCGCGGTCAGCCCTTCGATGATGGCGTCGCGTTCGCTATCGCTGAGCACGCCGACTTCTGCCAGCATGGTGGCATGGGCGATGGAACCACGGATGTCCTGGGCGTACATGCGCTGGTCGAAGTTGACGCTGGCGGTGAACGCCTGCACGAACTCATCGGTGGACTCGCTGAAGCGACCGCCCCAGAGAGTGTTTTGCTTGTCAGCCATGGACTTACCTCATGCCACATGAAACACGGTGCGTTGGCCCTGCGACCCCGGTGCCAGTGGGCGGCCCGGGTCGACCGTCTGGCCGGAAAGGCGCGCAGTATAGCACCTCCGTGTCGCCCGGCGTGCAGCCGTGCGGTATAAGAATGGCCGGACAGGCGGAAGGATGATGCCGGATATGCAAGCCCCGACACACGGCGCACTGGTGCCGGACCTTTGTGATGGCCGGGCGGTACTGGTGGTGGTCGTGGTGGCACAGTTGATGGCCATCGTGCTGACCCTGACGGCCAGCTACTACGAACCCTTCAGCTTCGAGCGGCTCGGCCTGACCTCCTTCTTCATGCAATGGGTGGGGCTGACCTCGGCGGCGGTGCTGTGTGGTGTGCGGCGCTGGCTGAACCGGCTGCCCTCGGCCTGGGCCGCGATGGCGGTGGTGGCGCTGGTGGTGCTGATTACCCTGGTCTGCAGCACGGCCGCTGCGCTGTTGCCGGTGTGGGTGAATCCGGTGCAGGCGCCAGGCCTGTGGGATACCGATATCGCCGTTAATGTGGGGATTGCGGCTATCGTTGCCTCGGTGGTGATGCGTTATTTCTATGTCCAGGAGCAGTTGCGGCTCAAGGGGCAGGCGGCGCTGGAAGCCCGCATTCAGGCGTTGCAGTCACGTATTCGCCCGCATTTCCTGTTCAACAGCATGAATATCATCTCCAGCCTGATCGCTGTGAACCCGGATGCCGCAGAGCAGGCGGTCGAGGACCTGTCGCGCCTGTTCCGGGCCAGCCTGCGTGAAGGCCCGGCGCTGGTGCCGCTGAGCGAGGAACTGGACCTGTGCCGGCGCTACACGCGCATCGAGGAACTGCGTATTGGCGACCGGTTGCGGGTGCACTGGCAGCTGCCCCCGGACCCGGGCCGCTATACGATTCCCTTGCTGACCCTGCAGCCGTTACTGGAAAATGCCATTTACCACGGTATACAGCCGCGTGCCGAAGGTGGCGATGTCCAGGTGCGCATTGGCGAAGATGGCGATATGCTGGAGGTCGCAGTCATCAATCCATTGCCGGAGGTGCCTGCCTCGGGGGGCAAGGGTAACCATATGGCGCTGGACAATATCCGGCACAGGTTGGTGGCATTGTACGGTGACCGCGCCCGCGTTGAGGCTGCGGCTAATAATAACGAATACAGGGTGACCCTGCGTTACCCACTTGCCTGATCAGGGGGCTTTAAGCAATGCGAGTACTCGTCTGCGATGACGAACCGCTGGCTCGGGAGCGGCTGGTTCGCCTGGTAAACACGCTGGATGGCATCGAGGTCGCCGGTGAAGCGGCCAATGGTCGCGATGCGGTGATGACGGCAGAGCGCGTGCGCCCGGATGTCGTGCTCATGGACATTCGCATGCCCGACATGGACGGCATTGAAGCGGCCGCCTGCCTCGCGCAGGGGGAGCAACCCCCCTCCCTTATCTTCTGCACGGCTTACGACGAACATGCGCTGGAGGCGTTTCGCGTCAAGGCGCTGGATTACCTGCTCAAGCCGGTCAGCCGGGATGATCTGAGCGCGGCGCTGGAGCGTGTGCGTTCCCTGAAGGGGGCGGCGGAGACATCAGCCCCCGGGGGGCGGCGTCAGCATA
This genomic interval from Isoalcanivorax indicus contains the following:
- a CDS encoding DUF484 family protein, producing the protein MSEQKALSGDQVAAWLRDHTDFFQGRQELLELLQLPDPRGNAVSLLERQAQILRERNQGLRERLNSLLAVARDNDVLFEKTRRLVLSLVEARSPEQLFSALLRSLQQDFGADAVTLLIYDRDLDLTGELRSQVRCLAAADLHEALQLLLRNGKAICGVLRQVELDELFPQHADRVASAAMVPLVWQGEQGLLAIGSFDAHHFRSSLGTLFISHIGDILSRRLYELLRRYPQLEARRRAT
- a CDS encoding ArsA family ATPase, whose protein sequence is MPRLDTDALLSHHRLLLVGGKGGVGKTTLAATLALRAADAGREVLLVSTDPAHSLADALDQPVGNRETRVAPGLTALEIDPEDEADAYLARVIGQMRPFVRPEQLRELTRQLQLSRQSPGAQEAALLERLARLLDDTDTRYDLIVLDTAPTGHTLRLLSLPEIMAVWTDGLLRHNERASELGQVLKHLTPGRDLDSPLGKPEDHATAGMAARSRDLTATLRTRQQLFHRLRHRLLDPQQTGFLFVLTPERLPILETHRALESLTASEVPVVGLLINRVLPADTDSRFLQARLTRQQRHLDDIRERMGQLPQRQLALQEDDIQGIDSLRRLGALLENR
- the dapF gene encoding diaminopimelate epimerase, with amino-acid sequence MPPASSRLRFTKMHGLGNDFMVLDGIRQPLPEDAAPLPPAVMRRLADRHFGIGFDQLLVVQPARGNADFRYRIFNADGSETGQCGNGARCFARFVREEGLTDKHAIRVETASGEMTLHMTDDGLVTVDMGAPRWAPADIPLRAEREADTYFLVAGQQAWEVSAVSLGNPHCVQLVENVDTAPVASVGPILESHPDFPERVNVGFMQILDRQHIRLRVFERGSGETLACGSGACAAVVSGQRRGLLNDTVTVSLPGGDLRIRYTGEGGVLMTGPASRVYDGELNRDAWSDA
- the lysA gene encoding diaminopimelate decarboxylase gives rise to the protein MDHFQYRDGQLHAEERPLGELAERFGTPLYVYSRAMLEQHYRAFDEAFGDHPHQICYAVKANANIAVLNVLARLGAGFDIVSGGELARVLRAGGDPAKVVFSGVGKTADEMEAALEAGIHCFNVESAAELELLNMVAGEQDKIAPISIRVNPDVDAQTHPYISTGLRDNKFGVDIDDAPALYQRAASLPHLEVLGVDCHIGSQLTSLAPFEDALARVLALVDKLAHRGITIRHLDLGGGLGVRYRDEAPPAPADYIQALLRHVPRGMPVHIEPGRSIAANAGVFLTQVLYLKPTPHKNFAIVDGAMNDLIRPSLYGAWQDIVPVAPHDADCREWDIVGPVCETGDFLGKERALALETGDLLAVRSAGAYGFAMASNYNTRNRPAEVMVDGNQAFLVRQRETIEEQLRLESLLP
- a CDS encoding cory-CC-star protein yields the protein MTPPRLLGRLRHWQQQASAFGSQWYNAPYRAAIARARRDEEDLFMLLVFAETLGIPNPASWYTLELQPLLLERFHDWHTRMGMEHSPLDSMRCC
- a CDS encoding metal-dependent hydrolase, with the protein product MNAKARIYPRPTNKSDIQPRKMDFEFDERIPRYWFAGDQFKTLLLSALSCTFPEGERFFVRSVRHYQRDIQDPVLREQVKGFIGQEAHHGNEHEAFNAFLESKGIPASKVSEFVLRGLKWQAKRMSPARQLAKTCALEHFTAMLAETILEHPEMLEGMDERMLPLWLWHAIEESEHKAVAFDVYQDQVGSYWVRTSEMAVTTVEFIGFTIFHYIQLRQGMDDKRDLRSVMRGMNWLLGKPGWLRRLGRSYRAYYRRDFHPGKKDSRALREQGLARLEALMARLEAAA
- the xerC gene encoding tyrosine recombinase XerC, translating into MHPAIDGYLRHLETERRLSPHTVSHYARDLKLVADTLSERDQHDWAGLSSHDVRSLVATLHRRGLGGRSLQRLLSALRGFYHYLLREGLARDNPAVDIRAPKRPRRLPKTLDADSVNQLLDQTRADDPLTLRDRAMMELFYSSGLRLAELVSLDVDSIDRADASLVVTGKGRKTRHLPVGQPAIQAIAAWLKARATLVTDSTERALFVGRHGRRLGARAVEQRLALRAREAGLDQRLHPHMLRHSFATHLLESSGDLRAVQELLGHADLSTTQVYTHLDFQHLARVYDAAHPRAQRRGGDHSEED
- a CDS encoding carbon starvation CstA family protein, which gives rise to MSAIVLLVLGLAGMAAGYFLYSRFIAERIYQLDPDYRTPAHAQRDDVDFVPTNRFVLWGHHFTSVAGAAPIVGPAIAVIWGWLPAFLWVVLGTIFFAGVHDFGAIWASVRNRARSIGALTGEVVGKRARSIFMIVIFLVLLMVNAVFAVVISRLLINNPGAVVPVWGAIAVALVIGQLIYRRIIGLGLVSVIGVVALYALIYVGPQVPISLPESTFGLSAAASWILILFFYAAIASLLPVWVLLQPRDYINGLQLFIGLILLYGAVLVANPTLVAPMVNADVPAGTPSLIPLLFVTIACGAISGFHGLVASGTTSKQLDKETDARFVGYFGAVGEGTLALAAIIVTCAGFASLADWQAIYHAYGQGGVNAFVNGGANILHAGTGMDVAVGATLLTVMAALFAGTTMDTGLRLQRYIFQEWSEIYSIRWMSKPLPATLLAVGSCLLLAFGAGGADGAGGMLIWPLFGTTNQLLAGLTLLVITVMLVRLGRPSAPTLIPLVFLLLMTLAALLIQLRNLYLAGDWFLVILDLVVLVAAVLVTLECLGTLRRLRREQREATA